The DNA window CTTCCGCCGCCACTTGTTCTTCCAGGCGCACCAGTTCTTCAATCTGCACCAGGAACCAGCGGTCGATGTTGGTCAGGTTGAACACACCGTCAACCGACAGGCCGGCGCGGAAAGCGTCGGCAATGTACCAGATGCGCTCGGCGCCGGCGTCTTTCAGTTCGCGGCGGATTTTGGTCAGCGCTTCCGGATCGTCCAGGCTTACCTTCGGATCCAAACCGGTGGCGCCCACTTCCAGGCCACGCAGCGCTTTTTGCAGCGATTCCTGTTGGGTGCGGCCAATTGCCATCACTTCCCCGACCGACTTCATCTGTGTGGTCAGGCGATCGTTGGCGCCGGCGAATTTCTCGAAGTTAAAGCGTGGGATCTTGGTAACAACATAGTCGATAGACGGCTCAAAGGATGCCGGGGTACGGCCGCCGGTGATGTCGTTCATCAACTCGTCAAGGGTGTAGCCCACGGCCAGCTTGGCGGCGATTTTCGCAATCGGGAAGCCGGTCGCTTTCGATGCCAGCGCCGAGGAGCGTGACACGCGCGGGTTCATCTCAATCACGATCAGGCGGCCGGTTTTCGGGTTGACCGAGAACTGCACGTTGGAGCCGCCGGTTTCCACGCCGATCTCACGCAGCACCGCCATCGAGGCATTACGCATGATTTGGTATTCTTTGTCGGTCAGCGTCTGTGCTGGCGCTACGGTGATGGAGTCGCCGGTGTGGATGCCCATGGCATCGAAGTTTTCAATGGAGCAGACGATGATGCAGTTATCGTTCTTATCACGCACCACTTCCATTTCGTACTCTTTCCAGCCAATCAGCGATTCGTCGATCAGCAACTCTTTGGTCGGCGACAAATCCAGGCCGCGCTCACAGATCTCTTCGAACTCTTCACGGTTGTAGGCAATACCGCCGCCGGTGCCGCCCATGGTGAACGACGGGCGGATGATGCACGGGAAACCCACGTCGGCGGCAACCGCCAGCGCTTCTTCCATGGTATGTGCAATGCCTGAACGCGCAGTATCAAGCCCGATTTTTTTCATCGCAATATCAAAGCGACGACGGTCTTCGGCTTTATCAATCGCGTCCGCGGTCGCGCCAATCATGGTCACGCCGAACTCGGCCAGTACGCCCTTACTCTCCAGTTCCAGCGCACAGTTCAGCGCAGTTTGGCCGCCCATGGTCGGCAGCACGGCATCCGGGCGCTCTTTTTCGATGATTTTGCGCACCACTTCCCAGTGGATCGGCTCAATATAGGTTGCATCCGCCATTTCCGGATCGGTCATGATGGTCGCCGGGTTGGAGTTAACCAAAATGACGCGGTAGCCTTCTTCACGCAGCGCTTTACACGCCTGCGCACCTGAGTAGTCAAACTCACACGCCTGGCCGATAACAATCGGACCGGCGCCCAGGATCAGGATGCTTTTTATATCTGTACGTTTTGGCATTTCTCTTTTGCTCCTGATTAGTTGGCGTTGGAACGGTAAGTCTCAATCAGTTCGATGAAGTGATCGAACAGCGGCGCAGCATCGTGCGGCCCTGGGCTCGCCTCTGGGTGGCCCTGGAAGCTGAACGCCGGTTTATCCGTGCGGTGAATGCCCTGAACCGTATGGTCGAACAACGATTTGTGGGTGACGCGCAGGTTGGCCGGCAGGTTGTTTTCATCAACCGCAAACCCGTGGTTTTGCGCGGTGATCATCACACGGTTGGCGTCCAGATCCTTCACCGGATGGTTGCCGCCGTGGTGGCCCAGCTTCATCTTCACGGTGTTCGCACCGCTGGCCAGCGCCAGCAACTGGTGCCCCAGGCAGATACCGAATACCGGGATATCGGTTTCCAGGAACTGTTTGATGGCGGCGATGGCGTAATCACACGGCGCCGGATCGCCCGGGCCGTTGGACAGGAAAATACCGTCCGGATTCATCTTCAACACCTCTTCCGCCGGGGTTTGCGCCGGCACCACCGTCAAGCGGCAGCCGCGATCCACCAGCATGCGCAGGATGTTGCGCTTGGCGCCGTAATCATACGCCACCACGTGATAAGGCAACTCGCTCGCGGCGGTGTCTTCCGGCAGTTCGCCCTCCAGCCGCCAGCTCCCTTGCTGCCAGGTGTAGGTTTCGTTGGTCGTCACTTCCTTCGCCAGATCCATCCCTTTCAGGCCGGGGAAGGCTTTGGCCTGCGCCAGCGCCTGGGCGGCGTCCAGATTTTCGCCCGCGATGATGCAACCGTTCTGTGCGCCTTTCTCACGCAGCAGGCGGGTCAGCTTGCGGGTATCGATATCGGCAATAGCGACGATGTTGTTGCGCTTGAGATAGTCGGACAGCCCTTCTTCACTGCGGTAGTTGCTGGCAATCAGAGGCAGATCGCGGATAACCAGCCCTTGAGCATGAACCATTGAGGATTCTTCATCGGCGGCGTTGGTGCCGACATTGCCAATATGAGGATAAGTAAGAGTGACGATCTGGCGGGAGTAGGAAGGATCAGTGAGGATTTCTTGATAGCCGGTCATCGACGTATTGAAGACCACTTCCCCCACTGCCGTACCCTCTGCCCCGATGGCCCGACCGTGGAATTGGGTTCCGTCCTCCAGAACCAATAGCGCTGACTTAATCAAAACACCCTCCAAGGAATAATAAATCACAATATTTGCATATTAATTCAGATATCGCGATCTAAATCAATGCTAAAACTGCCTGAGAGGCTAATTTTTGGCAAATTGGGCGCATTTTAAAGATGAGTGCCTCTCTTGTCCACCCAATACGCCATTTTTTATCTTATTTTCACTCCCCTCAACGAATAATGGCGGCTTTAGCCATAAAAGTAGAGGGAAACCTGGGTAGTTAAACGGTTGCGAGCGATAATCGAGTGCAATCGTGCAACGAGGGGGTTAAAAGCGGGGGGCGATAGCAGCACGGCAGGGTAAACCGGCCATAAAAAAGGAATTTACAGATAAAAATAGCAACTTTATAAAAAAATTAATAATAAATTGGTATTTTATCAAATAAAAAAAATGGGCAATAAAAATATTGCCCTTTTATCATAGTTTTATGATAAACACAGCCACATCACAATGGCCTACTAAATCATTAAAGCTGGTCCAGACCGAGCACATCACGCATGTCAAACTGCCCTTTTCCCTGCTTAGACACCCAGGATGCTGCACGCACCGCGCCGTTGGCAAAAGTCATCCGGCTGGAGGCTTTATGGGTGATTTCCACACGCTCGCCAATGTCAGCAAACATCGCGGTATGCTCGCCCACGATGTCCCCGGCGCGAATGGTGGCGAAGCCAATGCTTTGCGGATCGCGTTCGCCGGTATAGCCTTCGCGCGCGTAAACCGCGCACTGCTTGAGATCGCGCCCCAGCGCATCGGCGATAGCCTCGCCCATCGCCAGCGCAGTGCCCGATGGCGCATCCACTTTATGGCGGTGGTGCGCTTCAATGATTTCGATATCGGTATAATCGCCCATCACCTTAGCCGCCTTTTCCAACAGCTTCAGCACCACGTTAACGCCAACGCTGAAGTTGGCGGCGAAGACGATGCCAATCTGTTGGGCCGCCTCTCTGATGGCAGCTTTGCCGGCGTCGTCGAAGCCGGTGGTGCCGATCACCATCGCTTTGTGGTGCGCCACACAAAACGCCAGGTGCTCCAGCGTGCCTTCCGGCCGGGTAAAGTCGATCAGAATGTCAAAATCATCCGCCACGCTGTCCAGGCTGGCGCTAACCGGCACCCCAAGCGCCCCTGCGCCGGCCAGTTCGCCAGCGTCCGTGCCAATCAGGCTTGAGCCGGGGCGTTCAAGCGCCGCGCCCAGCACTACGCCCTGCGCCTGTTGCACTGCCAGGATCAGTTGGCGCCCCATACGGCCACCGGCGCCTGCAATCGCAATGCGGATCTGTGAATCTGTCATACTTCTCTCTCTTTTTCCGTCGAAAGCCGTTATCCGGCTACAAAGGCCTAAACCCAATAGGTAAAATTCGTCACATTAGGTTAACTGCCCCATCCCGGCATCGCCAGAGGATTTAAATCATAATTAGAAAATTATGATATCCCGCCATTTTTATCAGCGATGCTATAAATTTTCGCCGCTGTGCTTGCCAAACCATACTGCATAGACAGCGTAAGGTTTTACATAATCATGCAGTTTTCCACTGCCGGCGATAAAAACGCCAACGGCAGATAGCAAAACGGGGAGCCTAAGCTCCCCGTTGCTGATTGCCACAGCGTCAATCGATCTGCCGGATATCCACCCGCAGCTCTTTTGGCACTTCAAACACGATGTTCTCTTCCCGGCCGCTGATTTCCAGCACCGATTTCCCGCCCATCGCCTTCAGACGGTTGATAACATCTTGCACCAGCACATCCGGTGCGGATGCGCCCGCGGTGACGCCGATGTGGGTGGTGTTTTTCAGCCAGGCTTCCTGAA is part of the Gibbsiella quercinecans genome and encodes:
- the carA gene encoding glutamine-hydrolyzing carbamoyl-phosphate synthase small subunit gives rise to the protein MIKSALLVLEDGTQFHGRAIGAEGTAVGEVVFNTSMTGYQEILTDPSYSRQIVTLTYPHIGNVGTNAADEESSMVHAQGLVIRDLPLIASNYRSEEGLSDYLKRNNIVAIADIDTRKLTRLLREKGAQNGCIIAGENLDAAQALAQAKAFPGLKGMDLAKEVTTNETYTWQQGSWRLEGELPEDTAASELPYHVVAYDYGAKRNILRMLVDRGCRLTVVPAQTPAEEVLKMNPDGIFLSNGPGDPAPCDYAIAAIKQFLETDIPVFGICLGHQLLALASGANTVKMKLGHHGGNHPVKDLDANRVMITAQNHGFAVDENNLPANLRVTHKSLFDHTVQGIHRTDKPAFSFQGHPEASPGPHDAAPLFDHFIELIETYRSNAN
- the dapB gene encoding 4-hydroxy-tetrahydrodipicolinate reductase; translated protein: MTDSQIRIAIAGAGGRMGRQLILAVQQAQGVVLGAALERPGSSLIGTDAGELAGAGALGVPVSASLDSVADDFDILIDFTRPEGTLEHLAFCVAHHKAMVIGTTGFDDAGKAAIREAAQQIGIVFAANFSVGVNVVLKLLEKAAKVMGDYTDIEIIEAHHRHKVDAPSGTALAMGEAIADALGRDLKQCAVYAREGYTGERDPQSIGFATIRAGDIVGEHTAMFADIGERVEITHKASSRMTFANGAVRAASWVSKQGKGQFDMRDVLGLDQL